The sequence TCTACCGTTCCTCTGCATCTCAGACAATATGGTCCTGGTAAAGGAGAACAAGAACTGGGAGGAGGCGCTGGAACACTGCAGAGGCCTACGTTCATCCACAAACAATGTTCGCTACGATCTCCTCAGCCTGCAGCCTGAAGACCAACAGGACCTCATTATGAACAAGGTCATGCAGGCTGACACTGACGAGGTGGGTTCTCTGCTCATACAGAGCAAGTTCTGTACCTGAAACCATATATGGAAGCAAATTTGAATTTAAGAGACCATTTGAGAAGAAGTTTATCTTTCtcttttaattttgtgtgtatttttatgacttttaagcATAATTTAATCTTTTAAGACACTTTGCTGAAAAAACAAGTTCTTGTTCCATCCACAGAAAAATAGGTTCCTTTCCACTGCCACTACATATATGAAAAGGTTGGTTTATAAAAGATAATTTTACAGCAGAATTATAATAAGGGTTAACAGGGAACTGCAGCTGACTTTTATGGGCTGAACAGCAAATTTGCTATGAGTGAGCAATTTGGTTCAACATTTAACAACATTTAACTTCAGTTGTCTAATATAACTGGGGGAcgggtggcctagtggttagagcacagagctttggtcccagaggttctgagttcaacttgCACTAGCTGCCACTCTgcgtccctgagcaagacccttaacccccaattgctccccaggcaccgcacagtggcagcccactgctccccaaggggacgggttaagatgcagaagtgaatttctccaatgtgagatcaataaagttcaattattattattattattattattattattattattattattattattattattattattattattattatgttgtaGTTTTTGAAACTCTTGTGCCAGTCCTGATTTCTTAAGATTTCCTCATCAAGTATCTGTACCTTGATGAGTACCTTTGAGTATCAGTTCTCAAAGGTCCCATGATATCACTGTATAATCATtgtgtagttgatattgctgcatatgtaaattccccaaagaatttcattaaaaaaataatgtaaccATGTTATTTTGTCAGGCCAAAAGTCCCTTCTTGGTTGCGGTAATTATATGCAGCCTTACtaagttgacttcactctgattggctacaaccatatttggaaaacgcCCTACACCACACCAGTTCCCCCGTCCATTCACATCTATATTCTCGCCCGCAACACTCCATAACAAATCCATTATGGTTTTATGACTggttgaagtgtttgtgttaTAGGTTGTCAGACagtttaaagcctttggtccAAAGGCTTTAAACTCTCTGACAACCTTTAAAGTGGTGGCGCGATTCAACTTGGAGGGACCAAAACACAAAGCCACAATATACCGCGGCGCGGCTGGGGAGCTCGGAAGCAGCTGCTTATGAAGCTGGGtgccagaaccacagcagtacCGTAGTGAGCTCTCAGCTGCGCTGCAACACAGGAATATGTAGTTCTTAACCACGGTACCTCAGCAGAGAACTCACTGCCAGCATACCCACTCCCATTTTTTAGCAACCACTGTTAAGTTAGTTTGAGGCCTCAGCCTCCTGTTTGGGCCGATAGAGGCAGGCTGATCTGAGGCTGCCGTCTGCGCCATCTACCTCCTCTCAGGTCAGCCAGTGAATCAGctgggggaggagaggaggggtgAAGGTTGTcggcttgatggtgtgctctgactGTAGAATATCAATGACGTAGAAAGACAacccgttttctgatctgaccgtttttAATCAAAGCATTTGAGCTGACCGCCCCAGAGCAGGTCGcttagttttcagttttgacattaacacggcctcatcagtgcacaacagaacctcagaaaaatgaaaattgTTGTCAAGGCCCCTTTAAGGTGTTTTTAAGTGTCATCACTTTCAGTtactgaaattattattttttaacttaattcctctattttaagttttcaagctcaaaagaaaataatatggACACTTTGACAGAGCCAGCTTTTCTCAATCCGGCGCCCTAGAAGGCATTTTTTATTCTGCCTCCTCGATCATCAGTTTAATTACGATTACTAAAAAATGTAAtcgtgttgtttttattatgttgGTGTTGTGTCTGACAAATATATTGTtgccacaaaataaaattcctgTAAGGGTATTAATTTATACGTTCAGCAATCAACATCAAATATTGAATGTAAATAACCACCCAGTTTGCACACAATAACTCTATACATATGCTATATTTACACTGTGCAATAGCTATATACAAAATCTAAAGCAATAACTAGTTTTAACATAGCGATTTTGAAGGTCATGCCCACCCTGTGGAGACCATATGGCAGTCTTATCATTTGCTTATATTGCCTAATGGACCTGCTAGCTCTACATATTAACCAGTCTTTAAAACAACTTTACACATTTTTGAGTCTGATTGGTTGGTTGTTCCTGTAGGTGTGGACCGGCCTGTGTTTCCTGGCCGGTGAGTGGCTGTGGGTGAACGGAGCAGATATGCTGCACACCGACCTGCCTCTCTGCCCCGCCCCACGTCAACATTGTGGGATCTTATCCAAGAACAGCACTGGTGGCATGGAGGCTAGAGACTgttcagagagaaaaaacttCATCTGTTACAGCTACACCACCTGAATAAAATAATCCAACATCTGAtactatagccacattatatttgaaatgttaatgtttACCTAAATGTCTTTAGAATATTTGAAGTATCAGTTTTCTgtaatggaaataaaactgatatttaagTGTACTCAGTACCAAATATCTTATGttatatttaatttactttatgtGTAAGCAATATTCATTTCTGCTTAGAAAACtgtttcattttagttggtgAACTGTTTTATTCATCTTTGTGCAGTAATTTAGTATTTAATGAACATCTAtggtttcttctgtttgtaAAATGGCTTATTGTATCGCACAGTAACTAGAATTCACCTTCTTTGGTTTCATTTCAAAAGCCAAACCCAGGCCTGAAAACACCCAGACCCCATTGATCCAGCAATTACTCGAATAGAACCTGTAAAGCAATTCAGGAACATTACAAGGAAGTAATTGACATTTTTTGGCCTGAAAAGGGGTTTATAAAGTCATTTTGAATGCATTAG comes from Fundulus heteroclitus isolate FHET01 chromosome 4, MU-UCD_Fhet_4.1, whole genome shotgun sequence and encodes:
- the LOC118562797 gene encoding struthiocalcin-1-like; the encoded protein is MASQNCDTRLPFLCISDNMVLVKENKNWEEALEHCRGLRSSTNNVRYDLLSLQPEDQQDLIMNKVMQADTDEVWTGLCFLAGEWLWVNGADMLHTDLPLCPAPRQHCGILSKNSTGGMEARDCSERKNFICYSYTT